Proteins encoded by one window of Streptomyces sp. LX-29:
- a CDS encoding IS110 family transposase: MTVTCGIDWASDHHDVALVDHEGTLLARARITDDFDGLHQLLELLTTHGDTANAPVPVAIETSRGLLVACLRATGRPIYAINPMAAARYRDRHAVTRKKSDHLDAMVLGNILRTDRAAHRPLPDDSELAQAIAVLARAQQDAVWDRTQAGNKLRSHLREYFPGFLAAFQHNREGISSSVARAVLAAAPTPDQAAKLTRAQLRALLKKAGRQRGIEAEAERLRDALRITQMRQPHQVEQAMGRQAIALLRQLDAACISVDDLAEATVESFDAHPDAEIITSFPGLGSLTGARVLAEIGDDRSRFTDAKGLKAFAGAAPVTRASGRSLAVMARRVKNQRLASVGYVWAFASLTASPGARAHYDRRRADGDRHTAAQRNLFNRMLGCLHHCLTKRTPYDELTAFPTPPTPQLTIAA, translated from the coding sequence ATGACCGTCACCTGCGGAATCGACTGGGCCAGCGACCACCACGACGTCGCCCTGGTCGACCACGAGGGAACCCTGTTGGCAAGGGCCCGGATCACCGACGACTTCGACGGCCTGCACCAGCTCCTCGAACTCCTCACCACCCACGGCGACACCGCCAACGCCCCAGTCCCCGTCGCGATCGAGACCTCCCGCGGCCTCCTCGTCGCCTGCCTCCGCGCGACCGGCCGGCCCATCTACGCGATCAACCCGATGGCCGCCGCCCGCTACAGAGACCGCCATGCGGTCACCCGCAAGAAGTCCGACCACCTCGACGCCATGGTGCTCGGGAACATCCTGCGCACGGACAGGGCCGCCCACCGGCCTCTGCCCGACGACAGCGAGCTCGCCCAAGCGATCGCCGTCCTGGCCCGCGCCCAGCAGGACGCGGTCTGGGACCGCACCCAGGCGGGCAACAAACTTCGCTCCCACCTGCGTGAATACTTCCCCGGCTTCCTCGCGGCCTTCCAGCACAACCGCGAAGGGATCAGCAGCAGCGTCGCCCGCGCCGTGCTGGCCGCGGCCCCCACTCCCGACCAGGCAGCCAAGCTCACCCGCGCCCAGCTGCGCGCGCTGCTGAAGAAGGCCGGCCGCCAGCGCGGCATCGAGGCAGAAGCCGAACGACTGCGAGACGCCCTGCGCATCACGCAGATGCGCCAGCCCCACCAGGTCGAGCAAGCCATGGGACGCCAGGCCATCGCCCTGCTCAGACAGCTTGATGCCGCCTGCATCAGCGTCGACGACCTTGCCGAAGCGACGGTGGAGTCTTTTGATGCGCACCCGGACGCCGAGATCATCACCAGCTTTCCAGGGCTCGGGTCACTCACCGGCGCCCGGGTGCTCGCCGAGATCGGCGACGACCGATCCCGATTCACCGACGCGAAAGGCCTGAAAGCCTTCGCCGGAGCCGCACCGGTCACCCGGGCGTCCGGCAGAAGCCTCGCGGTCATGGCCCGCAGGGTCAAGAACCAGCGTCTGGCCTCGGTCGGCTACGTCTGGGCGTTCGCCAGCCTGACTGCCTCCCCAGGCGCCCGCGCCCACTACGACCGGCGACGAGCCGACGGAGACCGCCACACAGCCGCCCAGCGCAACCTCTTCAACCGCATGCTCGGCTGCCTCCACCACTGCCTCACCAAGCGCACCCCCTACGACGAACTCACCGCGTTCCCCACCCCGCCGACCCCACAACTCACCATCGCTGCTTGA
- a CDS encoding DNA repair helicase XPB has translation MNGPLIVQSDKTLLLEVDHDQADACRRAIAPFAELERAPEHIHTYRVTPLGLWNARAAGHDAEQVVDALVTHSRYPVPHALLVDIAETMARYGRLTLVKHPSHGLVLSSTDRPVLEEILRSRKIQPLVGARIDPDTVVVHPSERGQIKQVLLKLGWPAEDLAGYVDGEAHPIELREDGWALRPYQKQAVEGFWHGGSGVVVLPCGAGKTLVGAGAMATAKSTTLILVTNTVSARQWKHELVKRTSLTEEEIGEYSGTRKEIRPVTIATYQVLTTKRKGVYPHLELFDSRDWGLIVYDEVHLLPAPVFKFTADLQARRRLGLTATLVREDGRESDVFSLIGPKRFDAPWKEIEAQGYIAPADCVEVRVNLTDSERLAYATAETEEKYRFCATTASKRHVTEALVDRHRGQQTLVIGQYIDQLDELGEHLDAPVIKGETSNAQREKLFDAFRQGEISVLVVSKVANFSIDLPEATVAIQVSGTFGSRQEEAQRLGRVLRPKADGHPAVFYSVVARDTIDQDFAAHRQRFLAEQGYAYRIVDSGELLADEDV, from the coding sequence GTGAACGGACCCCTGATCGTCCAGAGCGACAAGACGCTGCTGCTGGAGGTCGACCACGACCAGGCCGACGCCTGCCGCCGCGCCATCGCGCCCTTCGCGGAGCTGGAGCGGGCGCCGGAGCACATCCACACCTACCGGGTGACACCGCTGGGGCTGTGGAACGCGCGGGCCGCCGGGCACGACGCCGAGCAGGTGGTGGACGCGCTGGTCACGCACTCGCGCTACCCGGTGCCGCACGCGCTGCTCGTCGACATCGCCGAGACGATGGCGCGGTACGGGCGGCTGACGCTGGTCAAGCACCCGAGCCATGGGCTGGTGCTGAGCTCCACGGACCGGCCGGTGCTGGAGGAGATCCTGCGGTCCAGGAAGATCCAGCCGCTGGTCGGGGCCCGGATCGACCCGGACACGGTGGTCGTCCACCCCTCCGAGCGCGGACAGATCAAGCAGGTGCTGCTGAAGCTGGGCTGGCCCGCGGAGGACCTGGCCGGGTATGTGGACGGCGAGGCGCACCCGATCGAGCTGCGTGAGGACGGCTGGGCGCTGCGGCCCTACCAGAAGCAGGCCGTGGAGGGGTTCTGGCACGGCGGCTCGGGCGTCGTGGTGCTGCCCTGTGGCGCGGGGAAGACGCTGGTGGGCGCGGGCGCGATGGCCACGGCCAAGTCGACGACGCTGATCCTGGTCACCAACACCGTCTCGGCCCGGCAGTGGAAGCACGAGCTGGTCAAGCGCACCTCGCTCACCGAGGAGGAGATCGGCGAGTACAGCGGGACGAGGAAGGAGATCCGCCCGGTCACCATCGCCACGTACCAGGTGCTGACGACCAAGCGGAAGGGCGTCTACCCGCACCTGGAGCTCTTCGACTCCCGCGACTGGGGCCTGATCGTCTACGACGAGGTGCACCTGCTGCCCGCCCCGGTCTTCAAGTTCACCGCCGACCTCCAGGCCCGCCGCCGGCTGGGCCTGACGGCCACGCTGGTGCGCGAGGACGGCCGCGAGTCGGACGTCTTCTCCCTCATCGGCCCCAAGCGCTTCGACGCGCCGTGGAAGGAGATCGAGGCCCAGGGCTACATCGCCCCGGCCGACTGCGTCGAGGTGCGGGTCAACCTCACGGACTCCGAGCGGCTGGCGTACGCCACCGCCGAGACGGAGGAGAAGTACCGCTTCTGCGCCACCACCGCCTCCAAGCGCCATGTCACCGAGGCGCTGGTGGACCGGCACCGTGGTCAGCAGACGCTCGTCATCGGCCAGTACATCGACCAGCTCGACGAGTTGGGGGAGCACCTGGACGCGCCCGTCATCAAGGGCGAGACGTCCAACGCGCAGCGCGAGAAGCTCTTCGACGCGTTCCGGCAGGGCGAGATCTCGGTGCTGGTGGTCTCCAAGGTCGCCAACTTCTCCATCGACCTCCCGGAGGCGACCGTCGCCATCCAGGTCTCCGGCACCTTCGGCTCCCGCCAGGAGGAGGCCCAGCGGCTGGGCCGGGTGCTGCGTCCCAAGGCGGACGGCCACCCGGCGGTCTTCTACTCGGTGGTCGCGCGGGACACCATCGACCAGGACTTCGCGGCGCACCGCCAGCGGTTCCTGGCCGAGCAGGGCTACGCCTACCGGATCGTGGACTCCGGCGAGCTGCTGGCGGACGAGGACGTATAG